One window from the genome of Hydra vulgaris chromosome 02, alternate assembly HydraT2T_AEP encodes:
- the LOC136076012 gene encoding 52 kDa repressor of the inhibitor of the protein kinase-like encodes MPAFCSAINCVNKRGKNVENSISFFKFPKEKNRCKLWVHNCRRQDLDTKSCEELNLNYTICSEHFDSSQYYLANNGGKRALVTAVPTIFNFPNQPSSLNLKRKQPTNRTCLQDKIQKKEVSNTIEFSARNSVDTTVTNNISAVKTNIRNKYLSSQVKIFHLRKKIKNFTVKEQNVTKL; translated from the exons atgccAGCTTTTTGTTCAGCCATCAATTGTGTAAACAAACGTGGAAAGAATGTTGAAAAtagtatatctttttttaaattcccaAAAGAGAAAAACAG atgcaaACTTTGGGTTCATAATTGTCGTCGTCAAGATCTTGATACAAAATCTTGTGAAGAACTTAATCTTAATTATACAATTTGCAGTGAACATTTTGATTCATCCCAATACTATCTAGCTAACAATGGCGGTAAAAGAGCACTTGTAACTGCTGtaccaacaatttttaactttccAAATCAACCATCTTCGTTAAATTTAAAGAGAAAACAACCAACAAACAGAACTTGTTTACaggataaaatacaaaaaaaagaagtcaGTAATACAATTGAATTTAGCGCAAGAAATAGTGTTGATACTACTGTTACAAATAATATATCAGCTGTCAAAAccaatattagaaataaatatttgtcaTCTCAAGTTAAGATTTTTcatcttagaaaaaaaataaagaactttacAGTTAAAGAacaaaatgttacaaaattgtGA